The Acidimicrobiales bacterium genome segment GTTCCTCTACATGGTGACCGATCCGGTTCTCGTGCCGTTGCGCCGGCTCCTGCCTCCGGTGCGCATGGGGGCCATGGCCCTGGACCTCTCGCCGATCGTGGCCTTCTTCGCCCTCACGGTGCTGAGGGGCATTCTCTGCAGCTGATCCGGCGGTCCCTGGAGGTGCCGGGCGGCGTACTGAGGTGCACGGAGCGGGGCGGTCACCGGCGGTAGTCTCAGGCGATGGACGAGCACATTCTGCACGACCTCGACGAGGTGCAGTTCGGCACCAGGATGCGGGG includes the following:
- a CDS encoding YggT family protein; amino-acid sequence: MTIVCSLIQLYVLLLVVRVVMSWFPISPNGPAETVAGFLYMVTDPVLVPLRRLLPPVRMGAMALDLSPIVAFFALTVLRGILCS